A single region of the Changchengzhania lutea genome encodes:
- a CDS encoding thioredoxin family protein: protein MGKSIFYHAGCPVCVSAEHDIINLVGADNVEVVNIGENRARILEAEKAGVKSVPALVTPNGNTLHINFGASMAGVKG, encoded by the coding sequence ATGGGTAAATCAATTTTCTATCACGCAGGATGTCCAGTTTGCGTAAGTGCAGAACACGACATTATTAATTTAGTCGGTGCCGACAATGTTGAAGTTGTTAACATTGGCGAAAATAGAGCACGAATTTTAGAAGCGGAAAAAGCTGGTGTTAAATCTGTCCCAGCATTGGTAACACCAAATGGCAATACATTACATATCAATTTTGGTGCTTCGATGGCAGGTGTAAAAGGTTAA